CCATGGAGAAGGAACTGAGGTTTGCAATAAGAGAGGGAGGAAGAACAGTGGGCGCGGGAGTAATAAGCGAAATAATTGCTTAAGAAGGAAATATGATAAACCAAAAAATCAGAATAAGGCTTAAAGCCTATGACCATAGGGTACTGGATAAATCTACAAAGGAGATTGTTGATACTGCTGTAAGAACAGGTGCAAAGATAGCAGGACCAATACCTTTACCAACTACAATAAACAGATATACTGTTCTGCGGTCGCCCCATGTTGACAAGAAATCAAGAGAGCAGTTTGAGATTAGAACTCATAAGAGGGTAGTTGATATTTTAGAGCCAACACCCCAAACAGTTGACGCTCTTATGAAGCTTAATCTGTCAGCAGGGGTTGATGTGGAAATTAAACTGTAAGGCAGGAGAAGATTTTGGCAGTAGAAGGGATTTTTGGAAAGAAAATAGAGATGTCTCAGGTTTTTACCAAGGACGGTGAAGCTGTTCCCATTACTGCTATTGAACTCTGTCCTTGCAGGATTACTCAGATAAAAAATGCAAAGACTGACGGGTACAATGCGATTCAGATTGCTCTGGGTGTGGTGAAGAAAAAGCCATCAAATCCCATCAAAGGGCACTTTAAAAAAAGCGGAGCAGTCCCAGCTAGATATTTGAAAGAGATACGGGTTGCTGATTTGACAGATGCGAAGCTGGGAGATGAGCTTAAAATCGATATATTTAAAGAAGGTGAAAAGGTTGATGTTACAGGGGTTTCAAAAGGGAAGGGTTTTGCAGGTGTAATTAAAAGATATAGTTTCAGCGGTGGTCCTGCTACCCACGGCTCAAGATTCCATCGCACTCTTGGTTCAATAGGAAGCCGTAAACCCAAAAGGGTTTTTAAGGGCAAAAAGATGCCCGGAAGAATGGGCGGGGAAAATGTTACTGTTCAAAATTTAGAGGTTGAAAGGATTATTCCTGATAAGAATCTGATTCTGATAAAAGGAGCTGTTCCCGGAGCAAAGGGAGGCTTAATTTTTATAAAAAAGGCTGTTAAGGTATGAGTTCAATAGCTGTATTAAATTCAGAAAACAAAAAAGTTAAGGAAATTGACTTTCTGCCAAAGGTTTCACTGGAAAAGGTGAATCTTTCTGTGGTGCAGCAGGCAGTAATAAACAGGCTTGCCAACTCCAGGAAAGGAACAGCATCAACAAAGGACCGTTCAGAGGTAAATTACAGTACTGTTAAACTCTACAGACAGAAAGGAACAGGCAGAGCAAGAGCAGGCTCCAGAAAGTCTCCTGTGAGGGTTGGAGGCGGAACAATTTTCGGGCCAAAGCCAAGGGATTACTCTTACAGCATTCCAAAGAAGGCAAGGAGAAAGGCTGTACGCTCTGTTATATCTGAAAAATACAGGAATGGGGATATTTTGGTTGTAGAGGATATAAATCTTGGGGAGATCAAGACAAAGGCTTTAAGAAAGATGCTTGACGGATTTGGAGTGAGCAGTTCAGCCTTGATTCTGATGGGAGAACGGGATGAGATTTTGAGAAAATCGGCAAGGAATCTCCCTGATGTCAGGGTTTTAAATATTAATAATATAAACACCTATGATCTTTTAAATCATAAGAAATTAATCATAAAAGAAAAAGACCTTGCTCATTTAGAGGAGATGTTAGGCTAATGAAGCTCAATCCCCATAATATAATTAAGTCACCTATAGTAACAGAGAAGAGCAATATTATTAAGGACAGTTTAAATAAGGTTGTATTTGCTGTTGACAAAGGTGCAAATAAAGTTCAGGTAAAAAATGCTGTTCAGTATCTTTTTAAAGTCAAGATTGACAGGGTTCATCTGATGAATGTTAAGGGAAAAACAAAAAATTTCGGAAGATTTCATGGGAAAAGGCCTGACTGGAAAAAAGCAATTATAACTCTCAAGGAAGGGGAAAAGATAGAGCTTTTTGAGGGAGCGTAAGGGTTAATCACTGCAAAATCAAAAAATTAAAGATTTAAGTTTTGATATGTAATTTTGATTTTTGAACTTTGAATTTAATAAACTTTTAAAATTTATTACAGGAACAAGATATGCCATTAAAATCATATAGCCCGACTTCTCCTGGCAGAAGATTTCAGACTTCGGTTGATTTTGGTGAAATCACCAGGAAAAAACCTGAAAAATCATTGCTTCTTCCAATAAAAAAGACTGGCGGAAGAAACAGTTATGGAAGAATAACGAGCAGGTATATAGGAGGAGGGCATAAAAGGGCTTACCGCTTAATAGATTTTAAAAGGGATAAAGCAGGAATACCGGGAAGGGTGGACTCAATAGAGTATGACCCTAACAGGTCATGCTTCATTGCTCTTATTGTTTATAAGGATGGGGAGAAGAGGTATATTTTGGCTCCGCTAAAACTCAAAGTCGGAGAGGGAGTGGAATCAGGCTCTGATGCTGAGGTCAAAGACGGCAATGCAATGCAAATTAAAAATATGCCTCTTGGATCTGTCATCCATAATATAGAACTTACACCCGGAAAAGGCGGACAGATAGCAAGAAGTGCCGGAAGCTATGCGCAACTTATAGCAAAAGAGGGAAAATTTGCACATTTGAGGCTTCCCTCAGGAGAGATAAGGCTTGTAAATGCTAATTGCTGTGCAACTTTCGGACAGCTTGGAAACATAGACCACGAAAATGCTTCTATGGGTAAAGCAGGAAGAAACAGATGGCTTGGCATAAAACCAAGAAACAGGGGTGTTACAATGAATCCTGTTGACCATCCCCACGGTGGTGGCGAAGGGAAAACTTCCGGAGGAAGGCATCCGTGTACACCATGGGGTAAGCCAACAAAAGGATATAAAACTGTTAGAAAGAAGAAGACAGATATTTATATTCTGAAAAAGAGAAAATAAGGAGAGTAATGTCTAGGTCAATAAAAAAAGGTCCATATATTGATGAAAAGCTTCAGAAAAAAATTAAATCTCTGCAGGATAGCGGGGAACAGAAAGTAATAAAAAGCTGGGCAAGAAATTCTACAGTCGTGCCTGAGTTTGTTGGTTACACCATTGCCATTCATAACGGCAAAAAATTTATTCCCGTCTATGTGACAGAAAATATGGTTGGACATAAACTCGGTGAGTTTGCTCCAACAAGGATTTTTAAGAGTCATAGCAGCACCAGCAAAACTGAAAAAACAACAAAGGTAAGTTAATATCAAGGGATAGAAGAGTTTCTATGGAGAATAAGGAAAAAGTTAATATCGAGGCAAGAGCAATACTGCGGTTCATCAGGGTTGCTCCAAGAAAAGCAAGGCTTGTTGTGGACCTGATAAGAGGGAAGATGGTAAACGAAGCCCTGGCAATCCTGGATTTCTCACCTAAGTATGTTTCTCCTTTGCTTAAAAAAGTACTCAATTCGGCTGTATCTAATGCTATGAAAATTGCAGAAAACAAGAATTCCAAGATTGATTTGGATAAATTATTTATAAAGAGTGTAAACGTTGATGAAGGACCTATGCTTAAACGCTATATGCCAAGGGCAATGGGCAGGGCAACTTTAATAAGAAAAAGGACAAGTCATATAAAAATAGTTTTAGGGGAAGTTTCCAGAAGTTCTTAATTTTAAGAGGAGTTTTGCTTGGGACAGAAAGTTCATCCTATAGGTTTCAGATTAGGAATAAACAAGACTTGGGACTCAAAATGGTTTGCTAAAAAGAATTATGCCAAGTTTTTACACGAAGATTTAAAAATTCGTAAATTCGTAAAAAACAGGCTTGAAAGGGCCGGGGTTTCCAGAGTTGAGATTGAAAGAGCTTCTGACAATTTAAGAGTGAATATCTACTCTGCAAGGCCTGGGATAATTATTGGGAAAAAGGGTTTAGAGGTTGACAGACTTAAGGAAGACCTCAAAAAGTTTATTTCAAAAAGCATAAGCATAACCATAAACATTAACGAGATAAAAAGGGCTGAGATAGATGCGCAGCTTGTTGCTGAAAATGTTGCCTTACAGCTTGAGAGAAGGGTTGCTTTCAGAAGGGCAATGAAAAAAAATGTTTCATCTGCCCTGAGGTTTGGCGCTCAGGGGATAAAGGTGACCTGCGCCGGAAGACTTGGAGGGGCAGAGATAGCCAGGACCGAATGGTTCAGGGAGGGAAGGGTTCCGCTTCATACAATAAGGGCTGATATTGACTACGGAGTTGCTGAAGCAAGAACAACATACGGTGTTATTGGCGTGAAGGTGTGGATTTTCAAGGGAGAAATATTGTCTGAATATACAAAAGAGCCAAAGGTTAAACCCGGTAAAGGAGAAGCCTTTCAGTCTTGATTGGAGGTTTAAAGAGGTAAGATGTTAATACCCAAGAGAACGAAATACAGAAAACAGCAGAAGGGAAGAACACG
This is a stretch of genomic DNA from Candidatus Schekmanbacteria bacterium RIFCSPLOWO2_02_FULL_38_14. It encodes these proteins:
- a CDS encoding 30S ribosomal protein S10, yielding MINQKIRIRLKAYDHRVLDKSTKEIVDTAVRTGAKIAGPIPLPTTINRYTVLRSPHVDKKSREQFEIRTHKRVVDILEPTPQTVDALMKLNLSAGVDVEIKL
- a CDS encoding 50S ribosomal protein L3; translation: MSQVFTKDGEAVPITAIELCPCRITQIKNAKTDGYNAIQIALGVVKKKPSNPIKGHFKKSGAVPARYLKEIRVADLTDAKLGDELKIDIFKEGEKVDVTGVSKGKGFAGVIKRYSFSGGPATHGSRFHRTLGSIGSRKPKRVFKGKKMPGRMGGENVTVQNLEVERIIPDKNLILIKGAVPGAKGGLIFIKKAVKV
- a CDS encoding 50S ribosomal protein L4; the protein is MSSIAVLNSENKKVKEIDFLPKVSLEKVNLSVVQQAVINRLANSRKGTASTKDRSEVNYSTVKLYRQKGTGRARAGSRKSPVRVGGGTIFGPKPRDYSYSIPKKARRKAVRSVISEKYRNGDILVVEDINLGEIKTKALRKMLDGFGVSSSALILMGERDEILRKSARNLPDVRVLNINNINTYDLLNHKKLIIKEKDLAHLEEMLG
- a CDS encoding 50S ribosomal protein L23 codes for the protein MKLNPHNIIKSPIVTEKSNIIKDSLNKVVFAVDKGANKVQVKNAVQYLFKVKIDRVHLMNVKGKTKNFGRFHGKRPDWKKAIITLKEGEKIELFEGA
- a CDS encoding 50S ribosomal protein L2 — encoded protein: MPLKSYSPTSPGRRFQTSVDFGEITRKKPEKSLLLPIKKTGGRNSYGRITSRYIGGGHKRAYRLIDFKRDKAGIPGRVDSIEYDPNRSCFIALIVYKDGEKRYILAPLKLKVGEGVESGSDAEVKDGNAMQIKNMPLGSVIHNIELTPGKGGQIARSAGSYAQLIAKEGKFAHLRLPSGEIRLVNANCCATFGQLGNIDHENASMGKAGRNRWLGIKPRNRGVTMNPVDHPHGGGEGKTSGGRHPCTPWGKPTKGYKTVRKKKTDIYILKKRK
- a CDS encoding 30S ribosomal protein S19, coding for MSRSIKKGPYIDEKLQKKIKSLQDSGEQKVIKSWARNSTVVPEFVGYTIAIHNGKKFIPVYVTENMVGHKLGEFAPTRIFKSHSSTSKTEKTTKVS
- a CDS encoding 50S ribosomal protein L22, which encodes MEARAILRFIRVAPRKARLVVDLIRGKMVNEALAILDFSPKYVSPLLKKVLNSAVSNAMKIAENKNSKIDLDKLFIKSVNVDEGPMLKRYMPRAMGRATLIRKRTSHIKIVLGEVSRSS
- a CDS encoding 30S ribosomal protein S3, whose translation is MGQKVHPIGFRLGINKTWDSKWFAKKNYAKFLHEDLKIRKFVKNRLERAGVSRVEIERASDNLRVNIYSARPGIIIGKKGLEVDRLKEDLKKFISKSISITININEIKRAEIDAQLVAENVALQLERRVAFRRAMKKNVSSALRFGAQGIKVTCAGRLGGAEIARTEWFREGRVPLHTIRADIDYGVAEARTTYGVIGVKVWIFKGEILSEYTKEPKVKPGKGEAFQS